In Agromyces sp. 3263, a single genomic region encodes these proteins:
- the cofD gene encoding 2-phospho-L-lactate transferase, with translation MRITVLAGGVGGSRFVRGVREECARRWPDGNGGSAASVTVIVNTGDDLWLAGVRLMPDFDSLLYSLAGVNDTERGWGRAGETERVAAELREWGVGWPWFTLGDLDLGTHLARTAWLREGATPSEVAARLQRRWPLGVRLLPATDTEVDTQVLVADADELDGEREMHFQEWWTRYRAALPAIEFRQRNLDHAHPAPGVVEAIRGSDLVLVAPSNPVVSIGTIVSIPGIREAVRETHAPVVGVSPIIGGKVVRGMADACLPAIGVDTTAEAVGRHYGARSAGGLIDGWLVDDADAAAVEPLTETGLVAASVPLWMRDLDTSAALAGQAIDLGERLRDHATGRESTR, from the coding sequence GTGCGGATCACAGTGCTCGCGGGCGGCGTCGGAGGGTCGCGCTTCGTGCGCGGGGTGCGCGAGGAGTGCGCGCGGCGCTGGCCCGACGGGAACGGCGGCTCGGCGGCATCCGTCACCGTGATCGTGAACACGGGCGACGACCTGTGGCTCGCGGGGGTACGGCTCATGCCCGACTTCGACTCGCTCCTCTACTCGCTCGCGGGCGTCAACGACACCGAGCGCGGCTGGGGCCGCGCCGGCGAGACCGAGCGGGTCGCCGCCGAACTGCGGGAGTGGGGCGTGGGCTGGCCGTGGTTCACACTCGGCGACCTCGACCTCGGCACGCACCTCGCCCGCACGGCCTGGCTGCGCGAGGGTGCGACGCCCTCCGAGGTGGCCGCCCGCCTGCAGCGCCGCTGGCCGCTCGGCGTGCGGCTGCTGCCCGCGACCGACACCGAGGTCGACACGCAGGTGCTCGTGGCCGACGCCGATGAGCTCGACGGCGAGCGCGAGATGCACTTCCAGGAGTGGTGGACCAGGTACCGCGCCGCCCTTCCGGCGATCGAGTTCCGGCAGCGCAACCTCGACCACGCCCACCCGGCGCCGGGCGTCGTCGAGGCGATCCGCGGCTCCGACCTCGTGCTCGTCGCCCCGTCGAACCCCGTCGTCTCGATCGGCACCATCGTGTCGATCCCCGGCATCCGCGAGGCCGTGCGCGAGACCCACGCCCCGGTCGTGGGCGTCTCCCCGATCATCGGCGGCAAGGTCGTGCGCGGCATGGCCGACGCCTGCCTCCCGGCGATCGGCGTCGACACGACCGCCGAGGCGGTCGGCCGGCACTACGGCGCGCGCTCGGCCGGCGGGCTCATCGACGGCTGGCTCGTCGACGACGCGGATGCCGCGGCCGTCGAGCCGCTCACGGAGACCGGCCTCGTCGCGGCATCCGTGCCCCTCTGGATGCGGGACCTCGACACGTCGGCGGCGCTCGCGGGACAGGCCATCGACCTCGGCGAGCGCCTGCGCGACCACGCGACCGGGCGTGAGTCAACCCGGTGA
- a CDS encoding HYR domain-containing protein: protein MGWLTRGRAPRRRRGIRTVALGAALGAVAALTLVVPAQAAAPSFVDPPTRLYMAPAGSLPVSLPAGFPTFIPEGELAFDGATDLISQDVRTIAVESAEAGCVNADPWNLTGCTAVQLSVSHGTLDFSDPPSVVDDSDSSIDVLQLPSGALVRDKSALSDLPAPVVAVIGTTQQVNDALKTLVYTPDDDSDDDGTADDPYFYNGSNPETLAVTLVPGDPALSTAQADIQIRVQELNDFPEVEVPDQVFQVPSGGSGFLGDAGDDAGQPDEEDWNVVDEDNDEQDGDDTIDGPGDEWLLIAWTDCGMFAMPASPFTIYDDLEELMEDTLDLAVSPDPADPEFAEYEANRALVVEGAMNALPDEVKNLPFATGNPSDPHSAFAGVVSGLNAIDSLNYALDQVEFLATGLTDVTCTVRFLVSDLGNNGLPLQYLGDPPYGMQVPFFGLDLDTNDVPTTEKVVVQVGAGTEVDVTLPTDVPVAEGATGTVPVTITPAEHPAFDLTVSTAPVAPTTADVDYTSLAATTIPVPADAAAVDIPVDALADAVYDPGETYTVSVTLPADPPGYGLTSSDPSALVTIGDDDLPPDTTAPTVTVEQGATQVDPTSTLPITFDVELSEPAVGLDATDVDLAFSGTGTPVATLVPGGSPTEYTVTVTGLTGDGVLTASIGAGAFTDAALNANSASTSTDNEVTYESADEPDTTAPTVTINQGATQVDPAPVLPIAFDVAFSEPVLGFAAVDVTLAFTGAGTPVATVVPGGAPGQYVVSVDGLTSDGLLTASIAAGVATDAALNPSAASTSTDNSVTFDLDDGDVTAPTVTIDQGATQVDPATALPIVFDVAFSEPVVGFTDSDVTLVFTGTGTPAATVVPGGTPGTYTVSVTGLTSDGVLTASIAAGVATDAALNPSAASTSTDDTVTYDFDEGDPDVTAPTVTIDQGGTQADPTDVLPIVFDVAFSEPVIGFTDADLTLAFTGTGTPAATVVPGGTPGTYTVSVNGLTGDGVLTASIAAGVATDAALNPSAASTSTDNTVRYALLVDEPDPLTIDVPDDIVVDAPPGEPGVTVVFDPPTTTGGVAPITVSCDHASGELYPIGVTTITCTATDSAPPEEVMLFAVIAATFTITVNATTDPGTGGPGDPGTPGGSGSGGSGSGGSGSGSTTGTGSASGIASTGVETQGALLAALALLLAGAAAARIGARRLGRR from the coding sequence ATGGGGTGGCTCACGCGCGGCCGCGCGCCGCGACGGCGGCGTGGCATCCGCACCGTTGCACTCGGCGCGGCACTCGGGGCGGTCGCCGCCCTCACGCTGGTGGTGCCCGCGCAGGCGGCGGCGCCGTCGTTCGTCGACCCGCCGACCCGGTTGTACATGGCTCCCGCCGGATCGCTGCCGGTGAGCCTTCCCGCCGGCTTCCCGACGTTCATCCCCGAGGGGGAGCTCGCGTTCGACGGCGCCACCGACCTCATCTCGCAGGACGTGCGCACCATCGCGGTCGAATCGGCCGAGGCGGGCTGCGTCAACGCCGACCCATGGAACCTCACCGGATGCACGGCGGTCCAGCTCTCGGTGTCGCACGGCACCCTCGACTTCAGCGACCCGCCATCCGTCGTCGACGACTCCGACAGCAGCATCGACGTGCTGCAGCTGCCCAGCGGCGCCCTCGTGCGCGACAAGAGCGCGCTCAGCGACCTGCCCGCGCCGGTCGTCGCAGTCATCGGCACGACCCAGCAGGTGAACGACGCGCTGAAGACCCTCGTCTACACGCCCGACGACGACTCCGACGACGACGGCACCGCCGACGACCCGTACTTCTACAACGGGTCCAATCCAGAGACGCTCGCCGTCACGCTCGTGCCCGGCGACCCGGCGCTCAGCACCGCGCAGGCGGACATCCAGATCCGCGTGCAGGAGCTCAACGACTTCCCCGAGGTCGAGGTGCCCGACCAGGTCTTCCAGGTGCCGTCGGGCGGGTCGGGCTTCCTCGGCGATGCCGGCGACGACGCCGGACAGCCCGACGAGGAGGACTGGAATGTCGTCGATGAGGACAACGACGAGCAGGACGGGGACGACACCATCGACGGGCCGGGCGACGAGTGGCTGCTCATCGCGTGGACGGATTGCGGCATGTTCGCGATGCCCGCGTCGCCGTTCACCATCTACGACGACCTCGAGGAGCTGATGGAGGACACCCTCGACCTGGCGGTCTCGCCTGATCCGGCCGATCCCGAGTTCGCCGAGTACGAGGCCAACCGGGCGCTCGTCGTCGAAGGGGCGATGAACGCGCTGCCCGACGAGGTGAAGAACCTGCCCTTCGCCACCGGCAATCCGAGCGACCCGCACAGCGCCTTCGCCGGCGTGGTGAGCGGGCTGAACGCGATCGACAGCCTCAACTACGCGCTCGACCAGGTGGAGTTCCTCGCGACCGGCCTGACCGACGTCACGTGCACCGTGCGGTTCCTGGTCTCCGACCTCGGCAACAACGGCCTCCCCCTGCAGTACCTCGGCGACCCGCCCTACGGCATGCAGGTGCCGTTCTTCGGGTTGGACCTCGACACGAACGATGTCCCGACGACCGAGAAGGTGGTCGTGCAGGTCGGCGCCGGCACCGAGGTCGACGTGACGCTGCCGACCGACGTGCCCGTGGCGGAGGGCGCGACGGGCACGGTGCCCGTCACGATCACGCCGGCGGAGCATCCGGCCTTCGATCTCACGGTGTCGACCGCACCCGTCGCGCCGACGACGGCCGACGTCGACTACACCTCGCTCGCGGCGACGACGATCCCGGTGCCCGCGGATGCCGCGGCCGTCGACATCCCCGTGGACGCGCTCGCCGACGCCGTGTACGACCCGGGCGAGACCTACACGGTCTCCGTCACGCTCCCCGCCGATCCGCCCGGCTACGGGCTCACGTCGTCGGATCCGTCGGCGCTCGTGACCATCGGCGACGACGACCTTCCCCCCGACACGACGGCGCCGACGGTGACGGTCGAGCAGGGCGCGACGCAGGTCGATCCGACGTCGACGCTGCCGATCACCTTCGACGTCGAGCTCTCGGAGCCGGCCGTCGGGCTCGACGCGACCGACGTCGACCTCGCGTTCAGCGGAACCGGCACGCCGGTCGCGACGTTGGTGCCCGGCGGCTCGCCGACCGAGTACACGGTGACCGTAACCGGATTGACCGGTGACGGCGTGCTCACCGCGTCGATCGGGGCGGGGGCGTTCACGGATGCCGCGCTGAACGCGAACTCGGCATCGACCTCGACCGACAACGAGGTGACCTACGAGTCCGCCGACGAGCCCGACACGACGGCGCCGACGGTGACGATCAACCAGGGTGCGACGCAGGTGGATCCCGCGCCGGTGCTGCCGATCGCGTTCGACGTGGCGTTCAGTGAGCCGGTGCTCGGGTTCGCCGCGGTCGACGTGACCTTGGCGTTCACGGGTGCCGGTACGCCGGTGGCGACCGTCGTGCCGGGTGGGGCGCCGGGCCAGTACGTCGTCTCGGTGGACGGGCTCACGAGCGATGGCCTGCTCACGGCGTCGATCGCCGCGGGGGTGGCGACGGATGCCGCGCTGAATCCCAGTGCTGCTTCGACGTCCACCGACAACTCGGTGACGTTCGACCTCGACGACGGTGACGTGACGGCGCCGACCGTGACGATCGACCAGGGTGCGACGCAGGTGGATCCGGCCACGGCGCTGCCGATCGTGTTCGACGTGGCGTTCAGCGAGCCGGTGGTCGGGTTCACCGACTCCGACGTGACGCTGGTGTTCACGGGCACCGGCACCCCCGCGGCCACCGTCGTGCCGGGTGGCACGCCGGGCACGTACACGGTGTCGGTCACCGGGCTCACGAGCGACGGTGTCCTGACCGCGTCGATCGCGGCGGGCGTGGCGACGGATGCGGCGCTCAACCCAAGTGCTGCGTCGACCTCGACGGACGACACGGTGACCTACGACTTCGACGAGGGCGATCCCGACGTGACGGCGCCGACGGTGACGATCGACCAGGGCGGGACGCAGGCGGATCCGACGGACGTGTTGCCAATCGTCTTCGACGTGGCGTTCAGCGAGCCCGTGATCGGGTTCACGGATGCCGACCTGACGCTGGCCTTCACCGGTACCGGCACTCCGGCGGCGACCGTCGTGCCCGGTGGGACGCCGGGCACGTACACGGTGTCGGTGAACGGGCTGACGGGCGACGGCGTCCTGACCGCGTCGATCGCCGCGGGTGTGGCGACGGATGCCGCGCTGAACCCCAGTGCTGCGTCGACGTCCACCGACAACACCGTGCGATACGCGCTCCTCGTCGACGAGCCCGATCCGCTCACGATCGACGTGCCCGACGACATCGTCGTGGACGCGCCTCCCGGCGAGCCGGGCGTGACCGTCGTCTTCGACCCGCCGACGACCACCGGCGGCGTCGCCCCGATCACGGTGAGCTGCGACCACGCCTCGGGCGAGCTCTACCCGATCGGCGTGACCACGATCACCTGCACGGCGACCGACTCCGCGCCGCCCGAGGAGGTCATGCTCTTCGCGGTGATCGCCGCCACGTTCACCATCACGGTGAACGCGACGACCGATCCGGGCACGGGCGGCCCCGGCGACCCGGGAACGCCCGGTGGCTCCGGAAGTGGCGGTTCGGGCTCCGGCGGTTCAGGATCCGGGTCGACCACGGGCACGGGCAGCGCCTCGGGCATCGCGTCGACCGGCGTTGAGACACAGGGCGCTCTGCTCGCCGCACTGGCCCTGCTGCTGGCCGGCGCCGCGGCCGCACGGATCGGAGCGCGCCGCCTCGGTCGACGCTGA
- a CDS encoding elongation factor G — translation MNSAPTTTHRTVALVGAAGSGKTTLAEALLLRAGAIPRAGTVEQGSTVCDHDPEEVARGMSLSLALAYFQWTGPDGVEYDLTLADAPGHPDFVGGVDTAMSVADVAVITVSAVDGVTVGTRSAWAAAEAAGVPRIIAVTQEDKARADFRRVLADLHAAFGDRLVALELPLGEEQAFRAIADVLSEQALVYDETGRHHDEPLPAEAEAEEHRMHVDVTEEIVSHDDEQLEAYLDGREPSAPDLERTLAREVASGDAVPVVVCSGVTGTGVDRVADLVCALAPSGRGHDSRIVLGGGGGGGAGGNGSGAASGTELAVAPNPDGEALLHVFRTVADPFVGQVSTFKVLSGVVRPSDRLHNATTGADERIHGLFRLRGAEHVPADVLRAGEVGAVAKLTGSPSGSLLWSRANGVARPLPLPRREPVFAVSLAPATQSDDEKLMTSLTRLVAEDPTLVIDRTGGHTVLRGLGDMHLAVAVERLARVFGVHVTTSPAPVAYRETIAGHAQVEGKLKKQSGGHGQFAVVHLRVSPLPSGSGFEFVDSVVGGAVPRTYIPAVEKGARDALATGGPQGHPVVDVKVELFDGKSHSVDSSEMAFRTAASIGVKAALAEAGTVLLEPVSVVTVTVPAELQGTVLTDLSGRRGRVSATETTDDGRTRVIADVPEAELARYVLDLRSITGGQAELSITPDRYARAPGGVTA, via the coding sequence ATGAACTCGGCACCCACCACGACCCACCGCACCGTCGCCCTCGTGGGCGCGGCAGGCTCGGGCAAGACCACCCTGGCCGAGGCGTTGCTGCTGCGAGCCGGCGCCATCCCGCGCGCCGGGACCGTGGAGCAGGGCAGCACGGTGTGCGACCACGACCCCGAGGAGGTCGCGCGGGGCATGAGCCTCAGCCTCGCGCTCGCGTACTTCCAGTGGACCGGGCCCGACGGCGTCGAGTACGACCTGACCCTGGCCGATGCGCCGGGCCATCCCGACTTCGTCGGCGGCGTCGACACCGCGATGTCGGTGGCGGATGTCGCGGTGATCACCGTCAGCGCGGTCGACGGCGTGACCGTGGGGACCCGCTCGGCGTGGGCCGCGGCGGAGGCGGCCGGGGTACCCCGCATCATCGCCGTGACGCAGGAGGACAAGGCCCGCGCCGACTTCCGGCGGGTGCTCGCCGACCTGCACGCCGCCTTCGGCGACCGGCTCGTGGCGCTCGAGCTGCCCCTCGGCGAGGAGCAGGCGTTCCGCGCGATCGCCGACGTGCTGAGCGAGCAGGCGCTCGTCTACGACGAGACCGGCCGGCACCACGACGAGCCGCTGCCCGCCGAGGCCGAGGCGGAGGAGCACCGCATGCACGTCGACGTGACCGAGGAGATCGTGTCGCACGACGACGAGCAGCTCGAGGCGTACCTCGACGGCCGGGAGCCCTCGGCGCCCGACCTCGAGCGCACCCTTGCCCGGGAGGTCGCGAGCGGCGACGCCGTGCCGGTCGTCGTCTGCTCGGGGGTCACGGGCACCGGCGTCGACCGGGTCGCCGACCTGGTGTGCGCGCTCGCTCCCTCGGGTCGCGGGCACGACAGCCGGATCGTGCTCGGCGGCGGCGGCGGCGGTGGTGCAGGCGGCAACGGCAGCGGAGCGGCATCCGGAACCGAACTGGCCGTCGCGCCCAACCCCGACGGCGAGGCGCTGCTGCACGTGTTCCGCACCGTGGCCGACCCGTTCGTCGGCCAGGTCTCGACGTTCAAGGTGCTCTCTGGTGTCGTGCGTCCGAGCGACCGGCTGCACAACGCGACCACCGGCGCCGACGAGCGCATCCACGGCCTCTTCCGCCTGCGCGGCGCCGAGCACGTGCCGGCCGACGTGCTGCGGGCCGGCGAGGTCGGAGCCGTGGCCAAGCTCACCGGGTCGCCGTCGGGGTCGCTGCTCTGGTCGCGGGCGAACGGCGTCGCCCGTCCGCTGCCGCTGCCGCGGCGCGAGCCGGTCTTCGCGGTGAGCCTCGCCCCGGCGACGCAGTCCGACGACGAGAAGCTGATGACGTCACTCACGCGGCTCGTCGCCGAGGACCCGACGCTCGTCATCGACCGCACTGGCGGCCACACGGTGCTCCGCGGCCTGGGCGATATGCACCTCGCGGTCGCCGTCGAGCGGCTGGCCCGCGTCTTCGGCGTGCACGTCACGACCTCGCCGGCGCCCGTGGCCTACCGCGAGACGATCGCCGGACACGCCCAGGTCGAGGGCAAGCTGAAGAAGCAGTCGGGCGGCCATGGGCAGTTCGCGGTCGTGCACCTGCGCGTCTCACCGCTGCCGTCGGGGAGCGGCTTCGAGTTCGTCGACTCCGTCGTGGGCGGTGCCGTGCCGCGCACCTACATCCCCGCCGTCGAGAAGGGCGCGCGGGATGCGCTCGCCACGGGCGGCCCGCAGGGGCATCCGGTCGTCGACGTCAAGGTGGAGCTCTTCGACGGCAAGTCGCACTCGGTGGACTCGTCGGAGATGGCGTTCCGCACGGCGGCGTCGATCGGCGTGAAGGCGGCGCTCGCCGAGGCCGGCACGGTGCTGCTCGAGCCGGTGTCGGTCGTGACCGTGACGGTTCCGGCCGAGCTGCAGGGCACCGTGCTCACCGACCTGTCCGGACGCCGCGGCCGCGTCAGCGCGACCGAGACCACCGACGACGGCCGCACCCGCGTGATCGCCGACGTCCCAGAGGCCGAGCTCGCCCGCTACGTGCTCGACCTCCGCTCGATCACCGGCGGCCAGGCCGAGCTCTCGATCACCCCCGACCGCTACGCTCGCGCGCCCGGCGGCGTCACGGCCTGA
- a CDS encoding aminotransferase class I/II-fold pyridoxal phosphate-dependent enzyme translates to MNGDRADAAALVARAQFPDATPRGIAGVIARRVSSGELAPGERLPTVRDLAAVLGVSPATVSQAWQALARAGMIESRGRAGSFVRGGASARGASARLAPRMRGMAAPDDPVRLDLSRGTPDPLLLPALGPALSRVSARAETGSYQAEPVIPALATVLADSWPSPAGSIMVVDGALDAISRTLEQLVRFGDRVVVESPGFPPFLDLLDVLGAEAVPVRLDAHGMVPEALARALRGRPAAVLLQPRAQNPTGASMTAERAEALAHVIRSAADVDDLVVIEDDHSGLISTEGDVTLGTWLPDRVVHVRSFAKSHGPDLRIAALGGPRDLVDRVVARRMLGPGWTSRMLQTILLDLLTDGTSIDAVAEARRQYYTRQRALGDALRARGVPVAPADGINVWVPVLSERSALVQLAAAGIRVAAGTPFLAASDTADAANGARTRPGGDFVRVTVGALRDGADDVADALATAAQHVAVGGY, encoded by the coding sequence ATGAACGGCGATCGAGCGGATGCCGCTGCGCTGGTCGCGCGGGCCCAATTCCCTGACGCGACACCACGCGGCATCGCCGGCGTGATCGCTCGGCGCGTGAGCTCGGGCGAGCTCGCGCCGGGCGAACGCCTGCCAACCGTCCGCGACCTCGCCGCCGTGCTGGGCGTGAGCCCCGCCACGGTGAGCCAGGCGTGGCAGGCGCTCGCGCGCGCCGGCATGATCGAGTCGCGCGGCCGCGCCGGCAGCTTCGTGCGGGGCGGAGCATCCGCTCGGGGGGCATCCGCTCGGCTGGCGCCGCGGATGCGCGGGATGGCGGCGCCCGACGACCCCGTGCGCCTCGACCTCTCCCGTGGCACGCCCGACCCGCTGCTGCTGCCCGCGCTGGGACCGGCGCTCTCGCGGGTGTCGGCTCGCGCCGAGACGGGGAGCTACCAGGCCGAGCCCGTCATCCCGGCGCTCGCGACCGTGCTCGCCGACTCGTGGCCGTCGCCCGCAGGCTCGATCATGGTCGTCGACGGCGCGCTCGACGCGATCTCGCGCACCCTCGAGCAGCTCGTGCGGTTCGGCGACCGCGTCGTCGTCGAGAGTCCGGGGTTCCCGCCGTTCCTCGACCTGCTCGACGTGCTCGGCGCCGAGGCGGTGCCCGTGCGGCTCGACGCGCACGGCATGGTGCCCGAGGCGCTCGCCCGCGCGCTGCGTGGCCGGCCCGCCGCCGTGCTGCTGCAGCCCCGCGCGCAGAACCCGACGGGGGCGTCGATGACCGCCGAGCGTGCCGAGGCGCTAGCGCACGTCATCCGCTCCGCCGCCGACGTCGACGACCTCGTCGTCATCGAGGACGACCACTCGGGGCTGATCTCGACCGAGGGCGACGTGACCCTCGGCACCTGGCTGCCCGACCGGGTCGTGCACGTGCGGAGCTTCGCGAAGTCGCACGGGCCCGACCTGCGCATCGCGGCGCTCGGCGGCCCGCGCGACCTGGTCGACCGGGTGGTCGCCCGCCGCATGCTCGGCCCCGGCTGGACGTCGCGGATGCTGCAGACGATCCTGCTCGACCTGCTCACCGACGGCACCTCGATCGACGCCGTCGCCGAGGCCCGGCGCCAGTACTACACGCGGCAGAGGGCGCTCGGCGATGCACTGCGGGCCCGGGGTGTGCCCGTCGCGCCCGCCGACGGCATCAACGTGTGGGTGCCCGTGCTGAGCGAGCGGTCGGCGCTCGTGCAGTTGGCGGCAGCCGGGATCCGGGTGGCGGCGGGCACGCCGTTCCTCGCGGCATCCGACACCGCGGATGCCGCGAACGGCGCCCGTACCCGCCCCGGCGGCGACTTCGTGCGGGTCACCGTCGGCGCGCTCCGCGACGGCGCCGACGACGTGGCCGACGCGCTGGCGACGGCGGCGCAGCACGTGGCGGTCGGCGGGTACTGA
- a CDS encoding nitrilase-related carbon-nitrogen hydrolase, which yields MTIVRAAITQTTWTGDKESMLDKHEQFARDAKEQGAEVICFQELFYGPYFGITEDVKYYDYAEPADGPIVQRFAALAKELGMVMVLPIYEEEQPGVYYNTAVVVDADGTILGSYRKHHIPNLDKFWEKFYFRPGNLGYPIFNTAVGPIGVYICYDRHFPEGWRELGLNGAQIVFNPNATKPGLSNRLWEIEQPAAAAANGYFVAAANRVGLEDNEYGDLAVNFYGKSQFVDPQGNIVGAYGSETEEEVVIRDLDLDMIRNVRNAWQFYRDRRPDSYTSIPKP from the coding sequence ATGACGATCGTCCGAGCGGCCATCACGCAGACGACCTGGACCGGCGACAAGGAGTCCATGCTCGACAAGCACGAGCAGTTCGCCCGCGACGCGAAGGAGCAGGGCGCCGAGGTGATCTGCTTCCAGGAGCTGTTCTACGGCCCCTACTTCGGCATCACCGAGGACGTGAAGTACTACGACTACGCCGAGCCCGCCGACGGCCCCATCGTGCAGCGCTTCGCCGCGCTCGCGAAGGAGCTCGGCATGGTGATGGTGCTGCCGATCTACGAGGAGGAGCAGCCCGGCGTCTACTACAACACCGCCGTGGTGGTCGACGCCGACGGCACGATCCTCGGCTCGTACCGCAAGCACCACATCCCGAACCTCGACAAGTTCTGGGAGAAGTTCTACTTCCGGCCAGGCAACCTCGGCTACCCCATCTTCAACACCGCGGTCGGGCCGATCGGCGTGTACATCTGCTACGACCGGCACTTCCCCGAGGGCTGGCGCGAGCTCGGCCTCAACGGCGCGCAGATCGTGTTCAACCCGAACGCCACGAAGCCCGGCCTGTCGAACCGGCTCTGGGAGATCGAGCAGCCGGCCGCGGCCGCCGCGAACGGCTACTTCGTCGCCGCGGCGAACCGGGTGGGCCTCGAGGACAACGAGTACGGCGACCTCGCCGTGAACTTCTACGGCAAGAGCCAGTTCGTCGACCCGCAGGGCAACATCGTCGGCGCCTACGGCTCCGAGACCGAGGAGGAGGTCGTCATCCGCGACCTCGACCTCGACATGATCCGGAACGTCCGCAACGCGTGGCAGTTCTACCGCGACCGCCGGCCCGACTCCTACACCTCCATTCCGAAGCCGTAA
- a CDS encoding NAD-dependent epimerase/dehydratase family protein, which translates to MRLVIIGATGNIGTAVLRRLRDSDAVTEVVGVARRQPESRAEPYRGVDWRAVDVSQSGVAPELASILEGADAVVHLAWLLQPNHRERELWATNVDGLRRVLAGAAAARVPHVVVVSSVGAYSRGPKHTRVDESWPTGGIHTSHYSRHKAVDERLLDEFEGEHRDVVVTRVRPGLVFQRGAASEIAGLFAGSLLPVRWLGRVRIPILTVPSQVISQAVHADDLADAIVRIVEQRAGGAFNVAGEPVLDPQALGQVVGARRVVPVRLVVVRALMWITWKLRLQASDPGWLDIAANVPVMSTERARSVLGWSPRHRSTDAMREVLDGLADGAGVEASPPLAPRA; encoded by the coding sequence ATGCGCCTCGTCATCATCGGAGCCACCGGCAACATCGGCACGGCAGTGCTGCGCCGACTGCGCGACAGCGACGCGGTGACCGAGGTGGTCGGCGTCGCGCGTCGACAGCCCGAGTCGCGGGCGGAGCCGTATCGCGGTGTCGACTGGCGCGCGGTCGACGTGTCGCAGTCCGGCGTCGCGCCCGAGCTCGCGTCGATCCTCGAGGGCGCCGACGCGGTGGTGCACCTCGCGTGGCTGCTGCAGCCCAACCACCGAGAGCGCGAGTTGTGGGCCACGAACGTCGACGGCCTGCGGCGCGTGCTCGCCGGGGCGGCCGCGGCGAGGGTGCCGCACGTCGTCGTGGTGTCGTCGGTCGGCGCCTACAGCCGCGGTCCGAAGCACACCCGCGTCGACGAGAGCTGGCCGACGGGCGGCATCCACACCTCGCACTACAGCCGTCACAAGGCGGTCGACGAGCGGCTCCTCGACGAGTTCGAGGGCGAGCATCGCGACGTCGTGGTCACCCGCGTGCGACCCGGGCTGGTGTTCCAGCGCGGCGCGGCGAGCGAGATCGCGGGGCTCTTCGCCGGCTCGCTGCTGCCCGTGCGGTGGCTCGGCCGGGTGCGGATCCCCATCCTCACCGTGCCGTCGCAGGTGATCTCGCAGGCGGTGCACGCCGACGACCTCGCCGACGCCATCGTGCGCATCGTGGAGCAGCGGGCGGGCGGCGCGTTCAACGTCGCCGGCGAGCCGGTGCTCGACCCGCAGGCGCTCGGCCAGGTCGTCGGCGCACGTCGCGTGGTCCCCGTGCGGCTCGTCGTCGTGCGGGCCCTCATGTGGATCACATGGAAGCTGCGCCTGCAGGCCTCGGATCCCGGGTGGCTCGACATCGCCGCGAACGTGCCGGTCATGTCGACCGAACGGGCGCGGTCGGTGCTCGGCTGGAGTCCGCGGCACCGCTCGACCGACGCGATGCGCGAGGTGCTCGACGGCCTGGCCGACGGCGCCGGCGTGGAGGCCTCGCCGCCGCTCGCACCGCGGGCGTAG
- a CDS encoding EamA family transporter: MLLIVVLALGAALLYGTADFFSGVAARRIAVLVATTINYAVATVVLVIVVLTVGGVWSTTAIASGVTAGLLAAVGFLTFTAALAAGPISLLTPLIALLSSAVPVVVALVLGDHLAPIAWVAVVVAILGSVLIGLERRVDTRSAKPRTLLFAAISGLAFGFATVALDLAPGDAGMVAVFLDTTSGLVLLLVLLGLARVVPAMRRAMAVLDAHQADDEPATGSAQRAAVAAADPRRRARLLAAGAGLLIGGANVLLMLALHEGSVAVVAVLVNLYPVATVLLAWIVLRERINAVQGTGVVLAVAASVMLGLV, from the coding sequence GTGCTGCTGATCGTCGTGCTCGCGCTCGGGGCCGCGCTGCTCTACGGCACCGCGGACTTCTTCTCGGGCGTCGCGGCACGCCGCATCGCGGTGCTCGTCGCGACGACGATCAACTACGCCGTCGCCACGGTCGTGCTGGTGATCGTCGTGCTGACGGTCGGCGGCGTGTGGTCGACCACGGCGATCGCGAGCGGCGTGACGGCCGGGCTCCTGGCCGCGGTCGGGTTCCTCACCTTCACCGCGGCGCTCGCCGCCGGGCCGATCTCGCTCCTGACGCCGCTCATCGCGCTGCTGAGCTCAGCGGTGCCCGTCGTGGTGGCCCTCGTGCTCGGCGATCACCTCGCGCCCATCGCGTGGGTCGCGGTCGTCGTCGCGATCCTCGGCTCGGTGCTCATCGGGCTCGAGCGGCGGGTCGACACCCGGAGCGCGAAGCCGCGCACCCTGCTGTTCGCGGCGATCTCGGGCCTGGCGTTCGGCTTCGCCACGGTGGCACTCGACCTGGCACCCGGCGACGCCGGCATGGTGGCGGTGTTCCTCGACACCACCTCGGGTCTCGTGCTGCTGCTCGTGCTCCTCGGCCTGGCACGCGTGGTCCCGGCGATGCGGCGCGCGATGGCAGTGCTCGACGCGCATCAGGCCGACGATGAGCCGGCGACGGGTTCGGCTCAGCGCGCCGCGGTGGCCGCGGCCGACCCCCGACGTCGCGCCCGCCTGCTCGCCGCTGGCGCCGGCCTGCTCATCGGCGGCGCCAACGTGCTGCTTATGCTCGCCCTCCACGAGGGCAGCGTCGCGGTCGTCGCCGTGCTGGTGAACCTCTATCCGGTCGCCACCGTGCTGCTGGCCTGGATCGTGCTGCGCGAACGCATCAACGCCGTGCAGGGCACCGGCGTCGTGCTGGCGGTCGCCGCGTCGGTGATGCTCGGCCTCGTCTAG